The Anas platyrhynchos isolate ZD024472 breed Pekin duck chromosome 3, IASCAAS_PekinDuck_T2T, whole genome shotgun sequence genome includes a window with the following:
- the NDUFAF4 gene encoding NADH dehydrogenase [ubiquinone] 1 alpha subcomplex assembly factor 4, with the protein MGGRLVRALRAFNLESRAHREISKEKPTPAPRHPTARLDALTEHPAIREKVYSKDDRLLTLLKDVYVESRDLPGQVKVGGGEHVPCKHEEKRITKLGQFEHLDIKKVTKGKISIVEALMLLNNHKLHPKIWTAEKIAVEYSLELTEVNSLLEFFIPFTMKEFPKETRKAIKPT; encoded by the exons atgGGCGGGCGGTTGGTCCGCGCGTTGCGGGCGTTCAACTTGGAGAGCCGGGCCCACCGCGAGATCAGCAAGGAGAAGCCCACGCCCGCGCCGCGCCACCCCACCGCCCGCCTGGACGCGCTGACCG AGCACCCGGCGATCCGCGAGAAGGTGTACAGCAAGGACGACAGGCTGCTCACCTTGTTGAAAGACGTTTATGTTGAGTCTAGAGATCTGCCGGGGCAG GTAAAGGTTGGAGGTGGTGAACATGTTCCGTGTAAACACGAGGAAAAGAGAATTACAAAACTAGGTCAATTTGAACATCTAGATATTAAGAAAGTTACCAAAGGCAAAATTTCCATTGTGGAGGCTCTGATGCTTCTTAATAATCATAAACTTCATCCTAAGATATGGACTGCAGAGAAAATAGCAGTGGAATACAGTCTGGAACTGACAGAAGTCAACTCTCTCCTGGAATTCTTCATTCCTTTTACTATGAAGGAATTTcctaaagaaacaagaaaagctATAAAACCAACATAA